The Phycisphaeraceae bacterium DNA segment GCTAACGCTCCAGATCAGTGACCCGGCGCCACTGACACCCGATTGCAAACCGAAGCGCCATCGCCGGGTTCACTGCATCTGATTTGTTAGCTGCCCTTCTCTTTGAGGATCCAATCCACAAATCCCCGTACCGAGAACTCTTTTGCCCGTTTCTCGAACAGGAATGCGTACTTCGTCTCCAGTCCGATTTGAATCTCCTCCTCCGTGCAACGCACAGAGAGCTTGAGATCGTCAGGAAGCTCCACCTCAGCACCCTCGTGGGGATCCCACCCCAGAATGACGTGGTCGGCTTGCAGCCTTTCAAGGCTACGTTGTGGTAGATCGGGCCGAGGCGGCGACAGCAGGAACGAATAGACGACCCTGCTGACGCCGAGACTTGCAAGTTTCGTCGAGACTAGGTCTGCAAGCTTTCGCTCTTCTGGATTCAGTACCTCAACCTCCACGATCGAGCGCATCTTGAGCGTACCGACAATGTCGCCGCCAATCTCCACAATCCGTTCACTCAGGTTCCCGTTCGGAAACCGGAAGTACTCCGAGTTGAAGTCCATTTCGGACGCCGGAATGAAGTTGAGGAGGATCCCGTTCGCGCGCCTGCGAAGTGCACGAACGAGGTCAGTTGCTTCCTGTTGAACTCCTTCCTTGGTCTCGTCGTAGGTGATCCCGCCGTAGTACTTCACAGTCTCATCTTCGAGGCGGAGGCGAACGCTGGAAATGAGGAGGGCCGCTTCCTGCTTCGCGGGAGAAACCTGAG contains these protein-coding regions:
- a CDS encoding toll/interleukin-1 receptor domain-containing protein: SLAAPGDGSDDPQSENEMTERPSIFISYTHKDRARIAPLASYLGRLGLQVWMDTKDLVGGESIIDAVSKAIEKSDLYVVALSPEAVKSQWVRHELNTALTLETTRGRPKVIPVLVADTQLPPALAGRLYIDVTHSLDEAKPKLKQAVDSYLGTGAHSQVSPAKQEAALLISSVRLRLEDETVKYYGGITYDETKEGVQQEATDLVRALRRRANGILLNFIPASEMDFNSEYFRFPNGNLSERIVEIGGDIVGTLKMRSIVEVEVLNPEERKLADLVSTKLASLGVSRVVYSFLLSPPRPDLPQRSLERLQADHVILGWDPHEGAEVELPDDLKLSVRCTEEEIQIGLETKYAFLFEKRAKEFSVRGFVDWILKEKGS